A single region of the Raphanus sativus cultivar WK10039 chromosome 1, ASM80110v3, whole genome shotgun sequence genome encodes:
- the LOC108829517 gene encoding uncharacterized protein LOC108829517: MCARELVRGSAESGYQDLPVYLHMIKEANPGTFTRLVVDSSDRFKYLFIAFGASIKGFPFMRKVVVVDGTFLQGKFRGRELFGLVKKAANSYRLSDFETIFDEIKALHPALHGYLQKADVLKWARAHFPGDRYNLTTTNIAESINRVLSDARSLPVVELIEAIRQMMTRWFSARKIDANSMKTTLTRGVEKLLEGRVPYVKTLSVQQIDIHQYQVSGVSSTHVVNVTERSCSCRRFDIEKLPCVHAIAAAEARKLSIISLCHPYYCTNYLYNAYSAVVMPRDADTSVPDNVAGIICLPPEVRQPPGRPKNSRMKSWLEKGENKKQPRKQHKCSICNQGGHNCKTCPVG; encoded by the exons ATGTGCGCAAGAGAATTGGTTAGGGGATCTGCAGAGAGTGGCTACCAAGATTTACCAGTCTATTTGCATATGATTAAAGAAGCAAATCCAGGGACATTCACTCGCCTTGTAGTAGATTCTAGTGACAGATTCAAGTATCTTTTCATCGCATTTGGTGCTAGCATCAAGGGTTTTCCATTCATGAGGAAGGTCGTTGTTGTCGATGGCACATTCTTGCAAGGAAA GTTTAGAGGTCGCGAGTTGTTTGGCTTGGTGAAAAAGGCAGCTAATTCATACAGACTTTCGGATTTTGAGACCATATTCGATGAGATCAAAGCCTTGCACCCAGCATTGCATGGTTATTTGCAGAAAGCAGATGTACTGAAGTGGGCGAGAGCTCATTTCCCTGGTGATAGGTACAATTTGACTACGACCAACATAGCTGAATCTATCAATAGAGTTCTTTCAGATGCACGGAGTTTGCCGGTTGTAGAACTTATAGAAGCAATAAGGCAAATGATGACTCGCTGGTTTTCGGCACGAAAGATTGATGCAAATTCAATGAAAACAACTCTGACTCGTGGAGTAGAAAAGCTTTTAGAG GGCCGTGTACCTTATGTTAAGACACTGAGCGTGCAACAGATAGATATTCACCAATATCAGGTGTCAGGTGTCTCATCTACCCACGTAGTGAACGTGACAGAGCGAAGTTGTTCATGTCGCAGATTTGACATAGAAAAGCTACCTTGCGTGCACGCAATTGCAGCAGCTGAGGCGAGAAAGTTATCAATCATTTCATTGTGTCATCCATACTATTGTACAAACTATCTGTACAACGCTTACTCCGCGGTAGTAATGCCGAGAGATGCTGATACATCAGTCCCTGATAATGTCGCAGGAATAATTTGTTTGCCTCCTGAGGTTCGCCAACCACCAGGGAGACCCAAAAATTCAAGAATGAAGTCTTGGCTTGAGAAAGGTGAAAATAAGAAACAACCAAGAAAGCAGCATAAATGTTCGATTTGTAATCAAGGTGGTCACAATTGCAAAACTTGTCCTGTTGGTTAG